In the genome of Massilia sp. UMI-21, the window ATAGTGCGCCAGGCGCCCGGTGAAATCCTCGGGGCCGCCCAGCACGTGGGCCAGGCGCACGGTCGCCAGCGGCAGGCTGCCGTCACGCTCCAGGTAGGCCTCGGCCTGGACCTTGCCCGCCACGTAGCACTCGACGGCGCGCGCCGGGTCGTGCCAGGGGTAGGCGGTATCGATGCGCTGCGCCTGCACGGGCAGGTCGCTTTCGCGCAAGGCTAGCGCGCGCGCCGCCACCTGGCGGTAGGCGTCGATGGTCGAGGTCATCACGTAGCGCCCCACCTTGCCGGCGAAGACGCGGGTCGAGATCGCGGCGTCCAGCGGCGAATAGCACATCTGGTCGAACACGAGGTCGAACGCCTGGCCGCGAAATGCATTGCGCATCGCATGCTCGTTGCGGCGGTCGACGCGGATGCGCGAGAACCGCCCGCCGAAGCGTTCGCCGAAAGGATCCGGCGCATAGCCCCGGGTGGCAATGCTCACGCGGTGGCCTGCACGCAGCAGGCGCTGGACCAGGAGTTTGCCGAAATACCGGGTTCCGCCGATCACCAACACATTCTTTGCCATGACTTTTCCTTAGTGGATCGAGTATATTTTCTGCAAAGCAGCAAAATCCATCAACCGAGAAAAAGTACAGACGTTGAATAAGAAAAACTTACGCATGGAGGCGGCATGAAACCCTTGCGCAGCCTGTCCGGATTGATCGACTTCGAGTGCGCCGCGCGCTGGGGCAGCTTCAAGCTGGCCGCGCGCGAGCTGCACAAGACGCCGGCGGCGGTGAGCCTGCAGGTGAAGCAGCTCGAGGAGAATGTCGGCTTCGCGCTGTTCGTGCGCCATCCGCGCCATATCTCGCTGACCGAGAAGGGCCAGGAGCTGGCCGTCGCCACCGGCCGCATGCTGGCCGAGCTGCGGGCCAAGGTCGCCGCACTGCAGCGCGGCGACGAGGAAGCGGTGCTGCGCATCTCGACCACGCACTCGTTCGCGATCAAGTGGCTGGTGCCGCGCATGCACCGCTTCACCAAGCTGTATCCGGAACTGGACATCCGGATCGACTCCAACGACGCGCCGGTGGACCTGCAGGCCGACAGCACCGACGTCGCGATCCGCTACGGTCCGGTCGCCGACGGCGATCCGGCGGTGCTGTTCCGCGAACGCCTGGTGCCGGTGTACAGCCCGGAACTGCTGGCGCCGGACCAGCAGGCCCTGGGCCTGGCGGACCTGCCGCAGCATCACCTGCTGGTGGTCCAGTCGCCGGAAGCCTGGCTGCAGTTGCTGAACGTGAACCGGGCGCTGAAGGGCAAGTACGACTTCTCGCGCGCGTACACGCACTGGGGTGTGCTGGTGCAGGCGGCGGTGGCGGGGCATGGCGTGGCGCTGGTGCCCTACGGGATCGCCTTCGAGGATATCCAGGCCGGCGCGCTGCGCCAGATCGCCTGCCGCAGCGCGCGTTTCGAAAGCGGTTATCGCTTCCTGGCCAACCCGCGCAAGGAGCACATGCTCAAGGTGCGGCGCTTTCGCGACTGGATGGTGGCGGAGATGGCCGAGATGGAGTCGACCCTGGACCGGCGCTGAGCCGTTCCTGCAAATGAAAACGGCGGCCCGCGGGCCGCCGTTGCACATGAAGCGTTCGAGGCTGAGGGTTCGACGTTTACTTCACGCCGTGCATCAGCTTCTGGATGAGCGGGGCCAGCAGGAACAGCAGCACGCCGCCGCCCAGCAGGATCCAGAAGCCGAAGGTGTAGCCGTCCAGCGCCGAGGTCACCGACATGCCGGTCTCGCCCGACACGTGCGAGGCGAAGATGCCGGACAGGTTGTTGCCGATACCGGTCGACAGGAACCAGCCGCCCATGCCCAGGCCCACCAGGCGGGTCGGGGCCAGCTTGGTGACCATCGACAGGCCGATCGGCGACAGGCACAGTTCACCGATCGACTGGATGGTGTACACGGCTAGCAGGGTCCAGGCCGGAATCTGGCCGACCGGGTCGATCAGGTTCGACAGCGCGTACATCAGCAGGCCGAAGGCCAGGCCGTTGAAGATGATGCCGAGGCCGAACTTGCGCGGGATCGATGGGTTGGCGTCGCGCTTGCCGAGGGTGACCCAGATCGCGGCGATGATCGGCGCGAACACGATGATCGCCACCGAATTCACGGACTGGAAGTACGCGACCGGCATCTCCCATCCGAGGATGTTGCGGTTCACGATCTGGTCGGCCAGGAAGGTGAACGAGCTGCCGGCCTGTTCGAAGAAGCACCAGAACAGGACGTTGAAGAAGAAGATGATCATCATGGCGATGGTCTTGTCGCGCGCGACCTTGCCTTCGCGGATGCCTTCGATGATCAGCATCAGGGCCAGGACGACGAACAGGACGCTCAGCACCGCCTGCAGGCTGCCGGCGCCGGCCTGCAGCAGCAGGTAGACGCCGGGGATCACCAGCAGCGAGCCGATCACCACGCCGATCAGGCGCTTCGGACTGGCCAGCTCGCCGACCGGCGCGCCGATGCCTTTGAGCTGCTTGCGGCCGATGTAGAACCACACCAGGGCGAACAGCATGCCGAGGCCGGATGCGAAGAACACCGCCTTGTAGGCGGGCACGGTGCCATCGCTGAGCCACTGCGCCAGTTCGCCGGTCACGATCGGCGCGAAGAATGCGCCGGCATTGATGCCCATGTAGAAGATGGTGAAGCCCGAATCGCGGCGCGTGTCGTGCAGCGAATACAGCTGGCCGACCATGGCCGAGATGTTCGGCTTGAACATGCCGTTGCCGACGATGATGGTCGCCAGTCCGAGCTTGAAGATGTCCTGGTTGGGCAGCGTGATCATGAACAGGCCTGCCGCCATGAAGACGGCGCCGACCAGGATCGAGCGCTGGTAGCCGATCACGCGGTCGGCGATGTAGCCCCCGAAGACTGCGCCGGCATACACCAGTGCGAGGTAGGAACCGTAGGTCAGGTTGGCGTCCGCCTGGCCGACCGCGTCACCGCCGTAGAACTGGGCGACGATGTAGAGCACCAGGGCCCAACGAATGCCGTAGAAAGCGAAGCGCTCCCAGAATTCGGTCATGAAGAGCATCCACAGCGGTGCTGGATGGCCCATGATCTGCCTGAATTCCGGAACGTCTCCCTTGGCTGAAGTAGCTGCACCGCTCATGCGGTTCCTCCCGAAGATAGTGTTTGAATCGATGGTTTTTATTGGAATATCTGTATGCCGGAAATTCCATTAGGCACGCATTTTAGTGTAAATCGCTCATCGCAAGCGAACTTTTTCGGCTTGTGGTATTGACGTTGGCGCGAGCGGCGCGGCAGCGCGTGGCATGCCCGAATCGGGGCGCAAAATGTTGCACTTTGGCGTATATTGGCAAACAGGCCAATACGTATTACCGATTGAAAGGGAAAACAAAACCATGACCCATGAAGTTGTCGATGTCCTTATTTCTCCGGAAGGCCGCCTCGAAGTCCTGTCGAAAGCCGAAGTCGCCAAGCTGCTCGACACCAGCAAGAGCGGCCTGTACGACATATTCCGTAAATGCGCGCTGGCCGTGCTCAATACCGGCAGCTCGATCGACGACGGCAAGGAACTGCTGGAACGCTACCGCGATTTCGAGATCAGCATCCTGCAGCGCGAGCGTGGCATCAAGCTCGACATCCGCAGCGCCCCCGCGATTGCCTTCGTCGACGGCAAGATGATCCGCGGTATCCACGAGCACCTGTTCTCGGTGCTGCGCGATATCGTCTACGTGCATTTCGAAGTCACCGACAACCCCAAATTCGATTTGAACCGCCCGGAAGGCATAACCGACGCGGTGTTCCATATCCTGCGCAACGCCAACGTGCTGCAGGCGCAGCGCAATCCGAACCTGGTCGTGTGCTGGGGCGGGCACTCGATCAACCGGGTCGAGTACACCTACACCAAGGAAGTCGGCTACGCGCTCGGCCTGCGCGAGCTGGACATCTGCACCGGCTGCGGACCGGGCGCGATGAAGGGCCCGATGAAGGGCGCCGCGATCGGCCATTCCAAGCAGCGCATCGCCGGCGGGCGCTATCTCGGCATTTCGGAGCCGGGCATCATCGCGGCCGAGTCGCCCAACCCGATCGTCAGCGACCTGGTGATCATGCCGGACATCGAGAAGCGCCTGGAAGCCTTCGTGCGCACCGGCCACGGCATCATCGTGTTCCCGGGCGGCGCCGGCACCGCCGAGGAAATCCTGTACATCCTGGGTATCCTGCTGCATCCCGAGAACGCCGAAGTGCCGTTCCCGCTGATCTTCACCGGCCCGGCCACGGCGCGCGCCTATTTCGAGCAGATCGACCAGTTCATCGGCCTGACCCTGGGAGCGCAAGCCCAGAAGCGCTACAAGATCATCATCGACGATCCGGAAGCGGTGGCCAAGGAAATGTATGCGGGCATCAAGGAAGTGCGCGAATTCCGCAAGGCGCACAGCGACGCCTACTACTTCAACTGGCGCCTCAAGATCGACCCGGAATTCCAGAAGCCCTTCCGTCCGACCCACGAGAACATGCGCAACCTGAAACTGCACCGCGGCCAGGAATCGCACATGCTGGCGGCGCACCTGCGCCGGGCCTTCTCGGGCATCGTGGCCGGCAACGTGAAGGAAGAGGGGATCCGCGCGATCGAGCAATACGGCAAGTACGAGATCCAGGGCGAGAGCGCGATCATGGAGCCGATGGATGCGCTGCTGGCCTCGTTCGTGGAGCATAGCCGCATGAAGTTGCCGGGCAAGGCCTATACGCCTTGCTACACCATCGTTCAATGAATCCGTAGGGTGGACGGCTCTGCCGTCCGCGCGTCCAGATCTTGCGTGCGATGTGACAGCGCGTTTATTCGAACATGCGTTGAACGCGCGGTCGGCGAAGCCGACCACCCTACAAAAAAAGCGGCCGAGGCCGCTTTTTTCTCGAGCATGTCAACGCTCAGTCTTCCTTGCGCAGGTGCGGGAACAGCAGCACGTCGCGGATGTTGGGCGAATCGGTGATCAGCATCATCAGGCGGTCGATGCCGATGCCGCAGCCGCCGGCCGGTGGCATGCCGTATTCCAGCGCGCGGATGTAGTCGGCGTCGTAGAACATCGCCTCGTCGTCACCCGCGTCCTTGGCGGCCACCTGCGACAGGAAGCGCGCAGCCTGGTCTTCCGGATCGTTCAGCTCCGAGAAGCCGTTGGCGATCTCGCGGCCGACCATGAACAGTTCGAAGCGCTCGGTGATGCCTTCGCGCGCGTCCGAGGCGCGGGCCAGCGGCGAGACTTCCACCGGGTAGTCGATGATGAAGGTCGGCTCCCACAGCAGCGCTTCGGCGGTCTCTTCGAACAGGGCCAGTTGCAGCGCGCCCAGGCCGGAGGTGGCAAAAGGCTTGACGCCGAACTTCAGGAGTTCCTGCTTCAGGAAGTCCATCGAGTTCAGCTGCTCGGGCGTGTAGCCCGGCGCGTACTTGTCGATCGCTTCGACGATGGTCAGGCGCTGGAAGGGCTTGGACAGGTCCAGCTCGCGGCCGCCATAGCTCAACACGGCGCTGCCGTGGGCGTCGACCGCGGCCTGGCGGATCACCCCCTCGGTGAAGTCCATGATCCACTTGTAGTCGGTGTAGGCCGCGTAGAATTCCATCATCGTGAATTCCGGGTTGTGACGGACCGACACGCCTTCGTTGCGGAAGTTGCGGTTGATCTCGAACACGCGGTCGAAGCCGCCCACCACCAGGCGCTTCAGGTACAGCTCGGGCGCGATGCGCAGGTACATTTCCATGTCCAGCGCGTTGTGGTGGGTAACGAAGGGCTTGGCCGCGGCGCCGCCCGGGATCGGGTGCAGCATCGGGGTCTCGACTTCCATGAAGCCGTGTTCTTCCATGAAGCGGCGCATCGAGGACATCGCGGCGGTACGCGCCTTGAAGGTGCGGCGCGTCTCTTCGTTCATGATCAGGTCGACGTAGCGCTGGCGGTACTTGGTCTCCTGGTCGGCCAGGCCGTGGAACTTGTCCGGCAGCGGGCGCAGCGATTTCGCGATCAGGCGCAGCTTGCTGACCTTGACCGTCAATTCATCGGTCTTGGTCTTGAAAAGAACGCCTTCGACGCCCAGGATGTCGCCCAGGTCGTAGTGGTGCAGGGCTTCCATCGCTTCCAGGCCGGCATTGTCGAGCGTGACGTAGATCTGGATGCGGCCCGACGCCGCCGGGCCCGAGCTGTCCTGCAGGGTGGCAAAGGCGGCCTTCTTGCCGGCTTCGCGGCGCAGCATCATGCGCCCGGCCAGCACCACGTTCACCGGTTCGGCTTCCAGCTCCTCGCGGCTCTTGCCGCCGTAGGTCTCGACCAGGTCGGCCGCCTTGTGCTGCGGGACGAAGTCGTTCGGGAAGGGGTTGCCCTGCTGGCGCAGCGCGGCCAGCTTGGCGCGGCGCTCGGCCATGATCTTGTTTTCGTCATGCGCCGCGACGGGCGACTGGTCTTGATTTTCCGTAGTCATGATTGGATAGGCAGTTCTTGTTGGCTTGTTTTGATGAGCTCAGGCGAACAGCAGTTCGGCCTTGAGTTCCGAGAAGTCGCGCACGATGGCGATGACGTTGTCGAATTCGGCAAACGCGGCAGCGGGCAGGGTGGTGGTCAGGACGATGCAGCGCATGCCGGCGCGGCGCGCCGCTTCCACGCCCAACGGCGCGTCCTCGAACACGATGCAGTCGGCAGGCGCCGCGCCACACAGCTGCGCCGCCTTCAGGAACACGTCCGGGTGCGGCTTGCCGCGCGCGACATCGCCGGCGCCGACGATCGCATCGAAATGGCGGCGCAAATCCAGGCCGTCGAGGGTGAACGCGACGTTGGCCGGCGGCGCCGCGGTGCCGACCGCCAGCTTCACGCCGTGCGCCTTGGCCTGTGCGAGCAGTTCCTCGAAGCCGTCGACCGGCTTGCGGTGCGGCCCGTACAGCTCGCGGTAGACCGATTCCTTCTCGTGGTTGAGCTGGGCGACTTCCTCATCGCCGAGCCCCTCGCCCAGGTAGGCGCGCATGATCTCGCCACCCTGGCGGCCGGCCGTGGCCCGGAAGAATTCGTCCGGGTCGAGTGACTGGCCGCGGCGCGCGAAGAAGGTGATCCACGAATCCGTGTGGAAGGCCATGTTGTCGACGATGGTGCCGTCCATGTCGAACACGAAGGCCTGTTGGGCACGCGTCATTTATACGCCCTGCTTCAGCGAAGCCGAGATGAAGTCGTCCAGGTCGCCGTCCAGCACGTTCTTGGTGTTGCCGGTCTCGAAGCCGGTACGCAGGTCCTTGATGCGCGACTGGTCCAGCACGTACGAGCGGATCTGGTGGCCCCAGCCGACGTCGGTCTTGGAGTCTTCGAGCTTCTGCTGCTCGCTCATGCGGTTGCGCAGCTCGAGCTCGTACAGCTTGGCGCGCAGCATGTCCCATGCCTCGGCCTTGTTGCGATGCTGCGAGCGGTCGTTCTGGCACTGCACCACGATGCCCGACGGGCCGTGCGTCAGGCGCACCGCGGAGTCGGTCTTGTTGATGTGCTGGCCGCCGGCGCCGGATGCGCGGTAGGTATCGATGCGCACGTCGGCCGGGTTGATCTCGATCTCGATCGAATCGTCCACTTCCGGGTACACGAACAGCGAGGTGAACGAGGTATGGCGCCCGTTGGCCGAGTCGAACGGCGACTTGCGCACCAGGCGGTGCACGCCGGTCTCGGTGCGCAGGTGGCCATAGGCGTATTCGCCGTCGACCTTGATGGTGGCGGTCTTGATGCCCGCGACCTCGCCCTCGGACTGTTCCAGGATCTCGGCCTTGAAGCCCTTGCGTTCGCAATAGCGCAGGTACTGGCGCAGCAGCATCGAGGCCCAGTCCTGGGCTTCGGTGCCGCCGGCGCCGGCCTGGATGTCGATGAAGCAGTTGGCGTGGTCCATCGGGTTGCTGAACATCCGGCGGAATTCCATCGCCTCGATGGTCTTCTGGATCGCTTCGGCGTCGCTGCCGATCGACTCCAGGGTGCCGTGGTCGCCTTCTTCCTTGGCCATCTCGAACAGGTCGGTGGAATCAAGCAGGTCGGACTTCGCTTTCTCGAGCGTCAGCACGACCGCTTCCAGCGCCTTCTTTTCCTTGCCGAGGTCCTGCGCCCGCTTCTGGTCGTTCCAGACGGCGGGGTCTTCGAGTTCCTGGTTGACCTGTTCTAGTTTCTCCGACTTGCGATCGAAGTCAAAGATACCTCCGAAGTTCGGCTTCACGGCTGGTCAGGTCGTTCAGCAGGGCGGAGATGGCGTTGATGCGTTCAGCTTCCATGGTCTGGGCAGTCTCTTGATAGGTTGAATCGAACCTTCGATTATACCCCAGGCCGGCGCGTGCCGGCGTCCGGGCCGCGCCTTCAGCGTCCAGTTCTTGCTCCGGCGCCCCGGGCTGGCATATCATCCCCCGGTTCCGTTCCCTTCCTCGCCCATGGCCATCCACTTGCGTTACCAAATTTGCATCGCGCTCGCCCCGGCGCTGTTCACCGCGCCGTCCTTCGCGGCCAAGCCGCCTGCCGCCGGCACCACCGCCCTGCTGGCCGTGCTGGAGACGACCGACCTGCATTCGAACCTGGTCGGCTACGACTACTACAAGCTGGCGCCCGAACCCTCGCACGGCCTGGACCGCACCGCCACGCTCATTCGGCAGGCGCGCCAGGAATTCCCGAACACGCTCCTGCTCGACAATGGCGACACCATCCAGGGCACGGCGCTGGCCGACTACCAGGCCCAGGTCAGGCGCGTGGACTGCGGGCAGACGCTCGGCATCTACAAGATCATGAACCGGCTGCGCTACGACGGCGCCGGGATCGGCAACCACGAATTCAACTACGGCCTGGACTACCTCGGCCAGGTCACCGGCAGCCGCTTCCGCGGCGCCGGCACCGAGCAGCCGAAGCGCTGCGCCGGCCCGGCCTTCCCGATGGTGCTGGCCAACGTCTACAGCGCCAGAACGAAGCAACCGCTGTTCAGCCCCTACGCCATCATCGACAAGCAGGTCGAGGCGCGCGACGCCACCGGCAAGGCGGTGAAGGCGACCGTGCGGGTCGGGATCATCGGCTTCACGCCGCCGACCATCATGGAATGGGACAAGCGCTGGCTGGAAGGGCGCGTGTTCACCACCGGCGTGGTGGAGGCCGCGCAAAAGTACGTGCCGGAGATGAAGCGCAAGGGCGCCGACCTGGTGATCGCGATCTCGCATGGCGGCCTCGATGGCGCGCCGTACTCGCCGGCGATGGAAAACGCCAACTGGCACCTGGCCAAGGTGGCCGGCATCGACGCCATGCTGCTGGGCCACGCGCACCAGTTGTTCCCGAGTGCGGACAGCAGCGCGCCCCAGTTCAATCTGCCGGGTGTCGACAAGGCCAGGGGCCTGGTGCACGGAGTGCCCACGGTGATGGCCAACCTGTGGGGCAAGCACCTGGGCGTCGTCCAGCTGCACCTGAAGCACGACGGCAAGCGCTGGACCGTGGAACAGGACAAGACCCGGGTCGAGGCGCGCGCCGCCCAGACTGGCGCCAAGTCGTATGTCGACGCCGACCCGGGCGTGATGGCGCTGGTGAAGGAAGAACATGAAGCGACCATCCGCTATGTGAAGACGCCGGTCGGCGCGACCGAGTTCCGCATGTCGAGCTATTTCGCCGACGTCGGCGACATCTCGGCCCTGCAGCTGGTCAACCAGGCCCAGACCGCGTACGTGCGCCGTTTCGTGGCCGCCAACCTGCCGCAGTACAAGGACTTGCCGGTGCTGTCGGTGACGGCGCCGTTCAAGAGCGGCATCGCCGGCCCGGCCGACTATACCGACGTGAAGGCGGGCGACCTGGCGCTGAACAATGCCGCCGACCTGTACCTGTACCCGAACGCGCTGTACGCGGTGAAGGTGAACGGCGCCGAACTGAAGGCCTGGCTGGAGAAGGCGGCGCAGCGCTTCAACACCATCGACCCGGCCAAGACCGAGCCGCAGCAGCTGGTCAACCTGGCGGTGGCCAGCTACAACTTCGACACCGTGACCTCGCCCGAGGTGTCGTACCAGATCGACCTCACCCGTGCGCCGGGCGAACGCGTCAGCAAGCTGAGCTGGCGCGGCCAGCCGGTTCTGCCTGCGCAGGAATTCCTGGTCGCGACCAACAACTACCGCGCCAGCGGCGGCGGCCACTTCCCGGGCCTGGACGGCAGCAAGACCGTGATCGCTTCGCCGGACAACAACCGCGAGGTGATGATCGGCTACATTCGCGACGCCAGGCGCCTGACCCGCGCCGCCAACGCCTCGGCGCGCAGCTGGCGCTTCGCGCCCGTCAAGACCGCCGGTCCAGTGGTGTTCTCGTCGGCGCCCGGCATGATCGACCTGGCGCACGAGGCCGGGCTGCACAATGTGCGCCAGCTCGCGCCGGACGACGGACGCGGCAAGGGCATGGCCCTGTACGCGATCGACCTGTCGCAATGAAGCGCCTGCTTGCGGCGGCGCTGGCCGCGCTCATGATGGTCCAGCCGGCGCTGGCCCAGCACGGCGACGAGGGCGATGTGGCCCTGCGCCGCGCCCAGAGCTACCGGGCCAACGGCGACGCCCCGCTCGCCGCGCACTGGCTGGGCGTGGCCGCCGCGCGCGGGACGCCGGAGGCGATGTTCCTGCTGGCGAGCATGCTGCTGGAGGGCGAGGGCGTGCCGAAGGACGAGGCGGCCGCGCGCCGCTGGCTGGAGCAGGCGGCGCAGATGGATTACCCGGAGGCCTGGCAGCAGCTGGGCATGATGGAGCAGGATCCGGCGCAGGCCGCGCAGTACTTTCGCAGGGCGGCGCACGCGTTGACGCACCGGGGTCAGGGCATGCGCTAGCGCTAGCGATTGCGCAAGAGCGCAACAGCGTGGTGCGGCGAGCTGGCGCTCAATCCGGCAGTGCATACACCGCCAGCTGGTCGCCCACCTGGTCCTTGATGATCGGATTGCCGCCGGCCACGAAGGCGACGTACTGACGGCCCTTGTGTTCGTACACCGCCGGATTCGCTACCACTGGCGCCGCGACCAGGTCGGACCACAACTCCTTGCCCGTCGCCAGCGAATAGGCCCGCACCTTCGCATCCATCGAGGCACCGATGAAGATCAGGCCACCCGCGGTGACGGCCGGGCCGCCGATGGTCGGCGAGCCCCAGCTCTCCGGCATGTAGAAGCCGTACTGCTGGGACGCGCCGACGGGATGGCGCCAGTTGATCGAGCCGGTCTTCATGTCGATCGACACAAGTTCGCCGTAGGGTGGTTCCCAGCATGGCATGCCGAGCCAGTTGACCGCGTTTTTCAGCATGACGCCGAACGGTGCACCCTTCTGCGGATAGTAGCCCTGCTCGGCGCCGGAGCCCTTGGCCACGTTCTCGTAGGTGTCGCGCGGCAGCAGCTTGAGTTGCTGCACGAGATGCGAGGTGTTGACGATCGCGGTCTGGCTGCGCGGATCGAAAGCGACGCCGCCCCACTGAACGGCGCCGGCGCTGAACGGGTAGCCCAGCGTGCCCCCATCCCCGACGGTCGGCGGCGTGTACATGCCGTCGTATCGCATCGCGTCGAACAGGCGCGAACACTGGCCGAAGCCGACCATGTCGGCAAGCCACCAGACCTTCGGCTTGTGGGACTGGTCCAGCAGCGGCGCGGGTCGGGTAGGGACTGGCTGGGTGCCGGCGTACACCTCGCCTGGCACCTTGCCCCTTGGGACCGGGCGCTCCTCGATCGGCCAGACATCCTGGCCGGTCTTGCGGTCGACGACGAACAGGTAGCCCATCTTGGTGGCCTGCATCAGGGCCGGGATGGTCTTGCCGTCGACCGTGATGTCCATCAGCGTCGGCGCCGAATTGATGTCGTAGTCCCACAGGTCGTGGTGTACCCATTGGCGCGACCACACCACCTTGCCGGTGTCGATGTCGACAGCGGTGGTGGAGGTCGCCAGCGGGGCGGGTCCGGCGCGATTGCCACCCCAGTAGTTGGGCGACGGCGACGACACCGGCAGGTAGACCAGCCCAAGCTGCTCGTCGACCGACATCGCGGTCCAGACGTTGGCAGTGCCGCTGTGCTTGACGATATCGTCGGGCAGGAGGTTCAGCACCCACTCCAGTTTGCCGGTGCGCGCATTGACCGAGAAGACCCTGCCCGGCGGCGCCTCGGCCAGCGCCCAGTCCTTGCCGGCCCAGCCGATGATCAGGTGGTCGCCCGCCACGGTGGGCGGCTGGAGCACCGACAGCGGCCAGGCATCATGGATGCCGTTCCATTTGTTGACGTTGAGCACGCCGTGGTCGGCAAAGTCGGGGCAGGGCTTTCCGGTGTCGGCATCGACGGCAAACAGCCTCGCATCCATCGAGCCGACATAGACGGTCTTCTGGCAGGCCTGGCCTGCGACCGGATGCCGGGCTTCCCAGTAGGCGACGCCGCGGGTCTTCAGCGCGGGCTGCGTGAGCGCCTTCAGGGTCGAGTGGGTGTCGAAGCGCCAACGCTCCTTGCCGGTCGCCGGATCGAGGGCGATGATCCGGTAGAAGGGCGTGCCGATGTACAGGGTCTCGTTGGCGTAGACAGGCGTGGCCGACCAGACGGTCGGCGGCTTGTCACCGCTGCCGTCGGAGACATCCCCGGTACGGTACTGCCAGGCCAGCGCCAGCCGGCCGACGTTCGCGCTGTCGATCTGCGACAGCGGTGAGTATTTCTGCGCGCCCGATTGGCCGTGGAAGCTGTTCCAGACCGGCTTGGCCGGTGCCAATGCCTGTTGCCGCGGCGAGTCGTGAGCATGATCGCGGGCCACGTCCTCCTGCGCCGTCGCAGCGGGCAGGCGGCCGATGGCGGCGAGGGAGAGGCCGAGGCACAGGGTCGGCACGAGCAACAGCGAGGCGACGGTCTTGACCGGATGCCTGCCTGAGCCACTCGCCAGATCGACCGCCAGCGCCAGCAGGGCGACCGCCATGGCGGCAAGCAACCAGAATTCATGCAGCAGCCAGGCTGCCGCGAGCGTGCCGAGCGCGATCAACAGGGCGAGGATGAGCACGGGCCGCGGGCTGCCGGTAGGCCTGCGCATCAGGACGAAGCCGAGCAAGGCCAGCAACAGGGTCGACACAACGACCACCAGGGCGCCAATCGTTCCGGTGACGCCGGTCATCGGCGTGAAATAATTGAACAGCGCCACACCGAATCCGGTCAGCGCCGCGCACGTCAGCGCCAGCCGTGCCACACCATGGAATCCTCGTGCCATGCAGGTAAGCTCCTCAACGATCGACGCGCTTCGTGATCAGCAGCCTGGCAGCTGCGGGCGCCGTGAGTCGAATCCAGCGCTGGTCGCCAGACGGGCGGCGCCTCCGATAGCGCTGCGGGAATCGGTGCCGGTCGTCTAGGCGGGAAGCAAGTCTCCCTTGAGAATTCAACCCGGGGAAATTATAGGACCGGTTCTTGAAGCGGGGCGCCCGATTAGCCCGGGCCAGGGCTCAGTGCAGCTGCTTCTTCTCCGGCTGCACCAGCACGAAGGGGCTCACCACCGACGCCCACAGGGTCGCGTCGCTTGCCAGCCAGCTTGCCGCCTGCACGTCGCTGACCTTGGCGACGCTGCCCGCCGCCATCCACTGCGCGATGCGCTCCTTGTCGTCGTGCGCGACGCGCAGGGCGACGTCGATCAGGTCGAGTTCCTCGCTCACGTAGATCACCGAACCGCTGGCGAAATGGCGGGCCAGCTCGCTCCATTGGATGCGGCCGGTTTCGCGGTTGATCTTGTCGTGCAGTTCGGTGTCTTTTTCGGGATTGGTTTTCATACGCTATACAAATCTAGAGGATCTCGACCGCCGGTTGCGGCGAGCCCGCCCATGTTAACCGATAGGTCTGGGCCTTGCGCACATTGCCCACCAGTGC includes:
- a CDS encoding NAD-dependent epimerase/dehydratase family protein, translating into MAKNVLVIGGTRYFGKLLVQRLLRAGHRVSIATRGYAPDPFGERFGGRFSRIRVDRRNEHAMRNAFRGQAFDLVFDQMCYSPLDAAISTRVFAGKVGRYVMTSTIDAYRQVAARALALRESDLPVQAQRIDTAYPWHDPARAVECYVAGKVQAEAYLERDGSLPLATVRLAHVLGGPEDFTGRLAHYVDLVRMRGTLRYANAAARVSFMEAQEAADFLLWAGMQDFRGPVNAASDGALSAVDLHARVAAVLDEPPRSAKVPAQAPGVLSPFDFAAPLALDTARAKALGYRFGHTDDWLDDAIRHHDLAFV
- a CDS encoding LysR family transcriptional regulator, which translates into the protein MKPLRSLSGLIDFECAARWGSFKLAARELHKTPAAVSLQVKQLEENVGFALFVRHPRHISLTEKGQELAVATGRMLAELRAKVAALQRGDEEAVLRISTTHSFAIKWLVPRMHRFTKLYPELDIRIDSNDAPVDLQADSTDVAIRYGPVADGDPAVLFRERLVPVYSPELLAPDQQALGLADLPQHHLLVVQSPEAWLQLLNVNRALKGKYDFSRAYTHWGVLVQAAVAGHGVALVPYGIAFEDIQAGALRQIACRSARFESGYRFLANPRKEHMLKVRRFRDWMVAEMAEMESTLDRR
- a CDS encoding MFS transporter, whose translation is MSGAATSAKGDVPEFRQIMGHPAPLWMLFMTEFWERFAFYGIRWALVLYIVAQFYGGDAVGQADANLTYGSYLALVYAGAVFGGYIADRVIGYQRSILVGAVFMAAGLFMITLPNQDIFKLGLATIIVGNGMFKPNISAMVGQLYSLHDTRRDSGFTIFYMGINAGAFFAPIVTGELAQWLSDGTVPAYKAVFFASGLGMLFALVWFYIGRKQLKGIGAPVGELASPKRLIGVVIGSLLVIPGVYLLLQAGAGSLQAVLSVLFVVLALMLIIEGIREGKVARDKTIAMMIIFFFNVLFWCFFEQAGSSFTFLADQIVNRNILGWEMPVAYFQSVNSVAIIVFAPIIAAIWVTLGKRDANPSIPRKFGLGIIFNGLAFGLLMYALSNLIDPVGQIPAWTLLAVYTIQSIGELCLSPIGLSMVTKLAPTRLVGLGMGGWFLSTGIGNNLSGIFASHVSGETGMSVTSALDGYTFGFWILLGGGVLLFLLAPLIQKLMHGVK
- a CDS encoding LOG family protein, which gives rise to MTHEVVDVLISPEGRLEVLSKAEVAKLLDTSKSGLYDIFRKCALAVLNTGSSIDDGKELLERYRDFEISILQRERGIKLDIRSAPAIAFVDGKMIRGIHEHLFSVLRDIVYVHFEVTDNPKFDLNRPEGITDAVFHILRNANVLQAQRNPNLVVCWGGHSINRVEYTYTKEVGYALGLRELDICTGCGPGAMKGPMKGAAIGHSKQRIAGGRYLGISEPGIIAAESPNPIVSDLVIMPDIEKRLEAFVRTGHGIIVFPGGAGTAEEILYILGILLHPENAEVPFPLIFTGPATARAYFEQIDQFIGLTLGAQAQKRYKIIIDDPEAVAKEMYAGIKEVREFRKAHSDAYYFNWRLKIDPEFQKPFRPTHENMRNLKLHRGQESHMLAAHLRRAFSGIVAGNVKEEGIRAIEQYGKYEIQGESAIMEPMDALLASFVEHSRMKLPGKAYTPCYTIVQ
- the lysS gene encoding lysine--tRNA ligase → MTTENQDQSPVAAHDENKIMAERRAKLAALRQQGNPFPNDFVPQHKAADLVETYGGKSREELEAEPVNVVLAGRMMLRREAGKKAAFATLQDSSGPAASGRIQIYVTLDNAGLEAMEALHHYDLGDILGVEGVLFKTKTDELTVKVSKLRLIAKSLRPLPDKFHGLADQETKYRQRYVDLIMNEETRRTFKARTAAMSSMRRFMEEHGFMEVETPMLHPIPGGAAAKPFVTHHNALDMEMYLRIAPELYLKRLVVGGFDRVFEINRNFRNEGVSVRHNPEFTMMEFYAAYTDYKWIMDFTEGVIRQAAVDAHGSAVLSYGGRELDLSKPFQRLTIVEAIDKYAPGYTPEQLNSMDFLKQELLKFGVKPFATSGLGALQLALFEETAEALLWEPTFIIDYPVEVSPLARASDAREGITERFELFMVGREIANGFSELNDPEDQAARFLSQVAAKDAGDDEAMFYDADYIRALEYGMPPAGGCGIGIDRLMMLITDSPNIRDVLLFPHLRKED